In a genomic window of Quercus lobata isolate SW786 chromosome 4, ValleyOak3.0 Primary Assembly, whole genome shotgun sequence:
- the LOC115983432 gene encoding beta-glucosidase 12-like, translating to MGINSGPFLLFLIVMVGSVALGEGATQNYDSKYSVNRSSFPEGFIFGTASSSYQYEGATNEGGRGASIWDSFTQRYPDKIKDGKNAVLADDSYHRYKEDVSIMKDIGFDAYRFSISWSRLLPSGNLNGGVNQEGITYYNNLINELQSNGLKPFVTLFHWDLPQALEDTYGGFLNHQIVNDFRDYAELCYKEFGDRVKHWITLNEPQTFTTMGYGNGAFAPGRCSKWLSSKCNEGDSATEPYLVAHHQILAHTAAVKVYKDKYQMSQKGQIGITLNSPWILPYSESTEDKDAASRALAFMYDWFMEPLNSGLYPAEMVAHVHERLPHFSKEQSSMVKGSFDFIGINYYSANYATDGPCEYQQPSYFTDSCINITDERNGIPIGQKAASQWLSIYPQGIQDLLLYTKNKFNNPVIYITENGVDEINNGTISLEDNMRIDYHSSHLSFVQSAIMNGVKVKGYFAWSLLDNFEWADGYTVRFGLVYVDYEDGLKRYPKNSTKWFKKFLNSEKLIY from the exons ATGGGGATTAATAGTGGTCCTTTCCTCCTATTTCTGATTGTCATGGTTGGCTCAGTGGCTTTGGGTGAAGGTGCAACTCAGAATTATGACTCAAAATATTCTGTTAATAGAAGCAGTTTTCCAGAGGGTTTCATATTTGGCACAGCATCATCTTCTTATCAg TATGAAGGTGCAACAAATGAAGGTGGTAGAGGAGCTAGTATATGGGACTCTTTCACTCAGCGCTACCCAG ATAAGATAAAGGATGGTAAAAATGCAGTACTTGCTGATGATTCCTATCATCGTTACAAG GAAGACGTGAGTATAATGAAGGACATTGGGTTTGATGCTTACAGATTTTCGATTTCATGGTCCAGATTATTACCGA GTGGAAACTTAAATGGGGGAGTGAATCAGGAAGGCATTACATATTACAACAATCTCATCAATGAGCTTCAATCCAATGGATTGAAGCCATTTGTGACTCTATTCCACTGGGACCTTCCACAGGCACTTGAAGACACCTATGGCGGTTTTTTAAATCACCAAATTGT AAATGACTTTAGGGACTATGCTGAGCTTTGCTATAAAGAGTTTGGTGATAGGGTGAAGCATTGGATCACCTTAAATGAGCCACAAACCTTCACTACTATGGGGTATGGAAATGGTGCATTTGCACCTGGTAGATGTTCAAAATGGTTGTCCTCAAAGTGTAATGAGGGTGATTCAGCTACTGAACCTTACCTGGTTGCTCACCACCAAATTCTTGCTCATACAGCTGCAGTCAAAGTCTATAAGGACAAGTACCAG ATGTCTCAGAAGGGTCAAATTGGTATTACACTAAATTCACCGTGGATATTGCCATATTCCGAGTCAACTGAAGATAAAGATGCAGCATCTCGAGCCCTTGCTTTTATGTATGATTG GTTTATGGAACCACTAAATTCTGGTCTCTACCCAGCTGAAATGGTTGCCCACGTCCATGAACGACTGCCACACTTTTCTAAAGAGCAATCTTCTATGGTTAAAGGGTCTTTTGATTTCATTGGCATAAACTATTATAGTGCAAATTATGCTACTGATGGTCCTTGTGAATACCAGCAGCCAAGCTACTTCACGGACTCTTGCATTAACATCACAG ATGAGCGAAATGGGATTCCCATTGGTCAAAAG GCTGCTTCCCAGTGGCTTTCTATTTACCCGCAAGGAATTCAAGATCTTTTACTTTACACAAAGAACAAATTCAACAACCCAGTCATCTATATAACTGAGAATG GAGTCGATGAGATTAATAATGGTACTATATCACTTGAGGACAACATGAGAATTGACTACCATAGTAGTCATCTTTCTTTTGTACAGAGTGCTATAAT GAACGGGGTCAAAGTGAAAGGATACTTTGCTTGGTCACTGTTGGACAACTTTGAATGGGCTGATGGTTACACTGTTCGCTTTGGGTTAGTCTATGTAGATTATGAGGATGGGTTGAAAAGATATCCTAAAAACTCAACCAAGTGGTTCAAGAAGTTTCTCAATTCAGAAAAGCTTATATATTAA